ATGAAATTTACAGATTTTGGTTCTGCCAAGATGTCGGGTTCTGCTTcaactaaaatttttgaacagTTAACACAAcaagaagaggaagagtTTGAAAAAGACTCGGAATTTTTGCAGCATCTAGACCAAAATCGCGGTTACTCCTTGACAGGAACACCTACGTATATGGCGCCAGAATTAATTCTTGGTAATCCGTCCGAAAGGGTTGGTGCTATGGATATTTGGTCACTTGGATGTGTTATTGTTGAAATGGCTACGGGTTCCCCACCTTGGCCTAGATTAGataatcatttttctttgatgTATCACATTGCTGCACATAATCCTCCTATTATTCCTGCAGATGATCAGCTTTCGCCTTTGGGTCAAAATTTCCTCAAACGTTGTTTTGTTTCTGATCCCAATCAGCGCGCTACAGCTGCCGAATTATTAATGGATCCATGGGTGTATCCCTTACGGGCTGGTACGGAATTCGATCTTATGAACTCATCCGTAGTCGAATCAGCGCCTTCTACCAATGGTGCTCCGTTGGAACTTTAGATGTTTGCTATGTTTTACACCTTATGACTATTTTTTGGATACggttttaatttaatactTAATTAATAGAGACgagaaatattataaagtCCTAAACACTTTGTAAGTTTTGTATTCGTAGCAATCTATGCGGtattcattaaatgaatCGTTATTGAATTAGTTGAGTGTAAAAGTGACTTTATCATAGAATCATTTTTACTACGGCGCTAGGAAGAGACGTTAATTAAATTACCTTGCTACAACAATCAAACGTAAATACAATGCATATATTGATGAGTTTCATTGTTACGCTAATATACAAGATAGATCAGCCTAATgctgaattttttacatttgttTAGATATGTCAAGCTAAAGAGTTCCTGGATTCTACCAGAAACTTGGAAAtccaataaaaataatccgatttattttatctgCCATAacattgattttaaaaattttaataagttTTACCTAAGCAGCAAGAATGTCGGAATCGCCAGCATCAATAACTGCTAATACACCGACGCGAAATAATTTACCACATGCAGTTCCTAAATCAATACTTGAAAACAGttagtaaaacaaaattcgACTCCCAATTAAGATCTCTGTCGAAATCAAAAAGGCTTCAAAAAGCTAGCCATTAAACAGTGTTTCTCAACATCAATTgctatatttttctttcaaagaaatgatGGTCATAAAATTAGCATAGTTTAAATGTAATggtttaaaagtaaaaataatttcaaaacgCTTCTAAGTCAAAGTCGATGTTGAGGAAAACCCTTACAAGCTAGTTACTTACTTGTTTCCACTGTAGTGGTGTACAGAGCAGCGAGAAAGCATCGCATAGTATTCCAACTCGGATTTACGTAGAGGAGGGGCATTTGCGGCAATGAGGATCAATTTAGCTTTACCAGAACGAAGGGTTTTTAAAGTCGATTTGTATCCCAAAACGTATTTCCCACTTTTCATAGTCAACGCCAACTTGGAATTAATAGTATCTCCCGACTTCTTTCCCTTTTTGGAAACAGCGGCAACGGGTGCAGTGGTAGGTGCAGCagacattttaaaaaaaaaacaaggaaaTAAAGAGATAAAAGGCTTAGGGTTTTCTGCCGAAAGATAGAAGTTTGTAAAGTTGTTAACtaaatgaaattcaaaGTAATGTTTTCCAAGAAAAACAGTCACATAAATCCAAACAACAAAACTTTTAGTTTCTGTGCATTGGTGCGTAGTTCGTTAGTGTGTGGTACAATTTGCtataataaaatgtaaacaaaaaatgtcaagtaataaaaagcaaatttctCAAGGTAAAGAAATCATcacttttcattttttgttttattttaattatttccTCAATAGTAAAAGATTTGTATTTTACGATATCTCGCGGATCCAATGGCTCAATAAACTATAATGCAGTTATTTCTAGCCTTTGTCCCTCTAACGATAAATTGTTCTTTGCAGTCGATGCGCTTATCCTTCAATTCATTTAGAAGTATTTATTGAAGCTAAATTGTAGTCTTGAAAATGCCTAAACTGTACGTTAAATTATTGATGGTGCAGTACGAATTGAGAGCAGCAAATAAATGGTTTTgagttcttttttttttatgtaaaTATGTGCCATTTGACAAAATCGTTAAGCGTTTTTTTCGGTCTTCCTAGGTCTACGGGTTCTTTGtattaagtttttttttttttttttttttttttttgttttcccCTACTATAAAGAATCTTGTCATACATATTTGAACAAATAATACGCGATAAGAAGGaaataaacttttattCACAATATATGAAAAACCGAGGAATAACCTGGTTAGAGGGTCTCTACATATTtcccaattttttatttactaaagaaaaaataaaatatcaaatcataaataatgattttatCCTCAATatttaacaaataaaaataaaatcttgattgaagaaataaaatccatttcatttttaacttaGCAGAATGTCCTTTAAAACatagattaaaaaaatattcgctttagcttcttttaattgtGAATAAAGCCCTAAAACACTCTAAAGCTTTGCAGATGATTGTttgtatgaaaaaaaatctcaaCACTGTACCATATATCAATGCTAAACGTAAAAATATGCCAATCTTAAATCTGAACGCActggttttttaaatcaaatatatTAGAAGTAAATTAGTCCAAAAGTTGAACAGGTGcgattttttcattaattaattaatttaattttttttttgggacACATCGTACACGAATCTTCTTCGCTTTATACTTTATGAATTAAGAATCTCTTACTTTGTCAACTTGGTGGAGCAATTACAAAAACAGTTAGAAAAATTCATATAAAATGCGTATGGACGAATTTTATACAAAGGTCTATGACGCTGTTTGCGAGATTCCATATGGTAAAGTAAGTACTTATGGAGAAATTGCAAGGTATGTTGGCATGCCTTCATATGCCAGACAAGTAGGTCAAGCTATGAAACATTTACATCCTGAAACTCATGTTCCTTGGCATCGAGTCATCAATAGCCGTGGCACCATTTCTAAAAGAGATATCTCTGCTGGTGAACAGAGACAGAAGGATCGGTTGGAAGAAGAGGGTGTCGAAATTTACCAAACGTCTTTAGGAGAGTACAAGTTGAATTTACCAGAATACATGTGGAAGCCTTAATACGATTACTTAATTGGCAAATATCGTTgcattttctatttctcTTGAAACGAGCAATCAACCTCCTTCTTTTGGTCAAAATGTAAATCTAATCTTTTTATCTCTAATAATGTCCTCAACATTTAACGTCTATCAACTTCGGTATAAAAATACGCTTAGAATATAATacatttttccttttaacAACGTAATGTTCTTACGGGTTCAAGAAAGTTTCATTAGTTCATAACCATATATGTATGAAAATTTAGCGTATAAAGTTACTTAATACATTAAAAGTGATCTTTTGTCGCAACTTAATGTAAAATACCTGAAGAGATAAATACAGATGAATTTCAgaattcaaaacaaaatgtaCCATAAAACTTCAGCAACAGATTTCTTAATCTAATTTCATCACTAAGATACGCTCAATTCTCGGAGATATTTTCAGGCTCTCCTTGTGTCGGAGAATGGATTGATGATGATGGCGATGGGTTTTTAGGAACAAGTCGTATTTGCTCCAACATAAGTCGTCTTTTACAAAGAACAAGGCCATCACGAGAAAGTTCAGAATCATTCACCGAAGGAACGACAATATCTGTTCCAATCGGCTGGTGCCAGGTACCTCTGAAAAACATTCCTCCGATTCTGACAATAGGGTGCGGTTGGTCGATTCCTAAAATCGAAAAGTCATCGGAAGATTGAAAGTCCAAAGATGaattttggaattggaATACAATATTTTCAACGTCATCAACGTCAGTTTCAAGACTTGGCGAATTGCTCGACATAATCCCTAGCAATTTTGTCAAACGAAGGGCGATCGTTTCGATATTGTTCAGCGATGGAAGCTACAAGAGGATCGTCAGGATTAGGTTCCCTAAGAAGTTGCAAAATTTGCTCCAAAACACTCCTCAGTTTGATGCTGGGTTTGAAAACTTGTTGTTTCAAAATGGCCAAACAAACGTTTCCTTCAGAGTCAAACTAAACAGGTTAGaaaattcataaatatataaataattatgtATCTCGTTTAAAAATGTGATCAATGATTACTCCATACAGAAATACGATAAAATGCTTACATTTGGATGGTATATTCTGGTAGTAAACTCAATAGTAGGAGGCTGAAATGGATAGTCcaaaggaaattttaatgagaaatgaaattttcCCCCTGCGTACACCGAATCCGATGGACCAAGAGCTGTACAAGCCCAGTGAAATAGATTGTCGTCAACTAGGTTAACTCGAATATCTGGAATAGGGTGTTCTCGCAAGTCAGAATATTCCTGGTTACCATTTGAATATTAGCTATGTAagaataaagtaaaaatataaaaatttacttacTTTTGTCAGTCTTCTGGAAGATGAAGGTGATGCAGACGCCATTTGGTAAGGGTAGAGAGCAGTAACTACATGCGAGGACTTTACTGAACGTTTAATGGcaattaataattgttGTATTGTTTAAGGAAAAATTGATTCTaacattaaatataaattcaTCATGCGAAAATAGGGCACATTACTGGGCTGTGATTTACAACTTAGTCTAGGATGTATATCACGGACAGTATTTTTGTATTGATTGAAGTTTTTGGTTGGATTTACAATAACAACTTGGCAATCCGAGTCTGATAGTTACACATTGAAATCAATCTTAATAGAATATGTACTTCTGTATACATATTTAATCAGCGTCGCTAGCCGagatttaatttaattctttttacaaCAAATATAGAGTGGAAGAATACGCATTCATTTCAGACGCTCTTTAAACTTTCGAAAAGCTagattttcaattgaaagcGGCTTTCATCTCAAGTTGAAACTAGGCATCTATGAGCCTGTtaactttattttaaaaaatttaattgctAATGAGAAAGCTAATTTTGCAATCTAGTCTGTGCCGTAGCACGACTTAATACAACCTAGTTGTCATTTTCAGGCTTTTCTATGCTTTCTAGCTTTTCAGCATTAATGCTGCGTTCACTTTTTTGGAAGCCAAATTGTGTGAAAAACATCCCTAAAAGAAAGGAAGCAAAGGCAATTTTCCATTTGTTGGTGTTAGAAGATGTACTACCATGATTAGCATATTTTCCTTCTTGCGTCGCTTTTCATCTGTgaatgtttatttacactCATTATTTTCGTCGTAACTTACACCATGAAAAGACCGCAAGCTGTCAACATCGCAGCTTGGTGATTAATCCCATGCAAGACAATTAAttctccatttttttgGGAATCGTCTTCATTAATCCCTTCAGATTGCAGTGGCTTCCTTGGAACGACCTTTTCCTTCTCTTCTACGGTTTTGCAGTCTTCTTTAATGTCCTTTggtaattctttttcttcattggGCTTCAATTCGGACTTGCTAAGTTCAATAACACATTTATCAGCATAGGTAAGCCATTCATATGGCGTTCTCGATATTCCCCTTTTCCTATAcggctttttaaaaaatggcaTTGTAAGAATAGTACATacacaacaaaaaaaccaTTTGGTTAATGTAGGATTCTGTGctatgtaaacaaacaagtTCATCGGAGATAATTATGCAACTTCCATGTAATTCAAAACACTAGCAAATATACAAATAGAGGTATTTACTCATTTCgctttttttccaaagaaGTACATTTATCATCTGAGCTAGTGTTGCCAATACAGCGCTATCATATTCAGAATTTATAAATCCATTGAcacaaaaattttcaatatattttaaattgagCATATTAATTTAAGAAATCAATCTCGGTAAtgcatatatatataataatatacaGATTCTATGAACACCCCATCCTCTATCTCACAAAAAACTAATTACTGAATACATTCaagatgcaaaaaaaaacaaaaaaaagacaatcTGTGTTTTTATGAGACTTCAGCACTTGCATCTATAGTAgttcaaaaaaagcaattaatCAAGCctcattttcaattctgTCTTCCAATTGCGATGTAGCCTCCGCCTCCATTCCGCGAAGCGTTGCTAATGTGCCATCCTCTTCCAGTTCTTCAATTTTGGTTTCCATAGCCGTTTGCATTTTGTTCGCATCTTCATAGACAAAAGAACCTTCCTCATTATACGTCCTAGCATTATTAAACATTGTCATAAGATCCGATTTCATAGCTTCTAAAGTTTTATAGAAAGTGCCATTGATATGCTTTCTAATTGCATCAAGTGCGATAGGGGATTTAATTATCATGTAATAATCAGGATATAACTTCTTACTAGGAAGCTCCAAAAATAGTTTATTCAGAGGACGACCATTATCATCTTCAAGCTCATTAACGGCCTTGTATATTTCAAGGCACACACGACGAAGTAGCGAACGGTGCTCTGAAGTAAGTGTATCCGGAGCCGGTCCACGTTTCTTCTTTGGCTTTCCATTGAGTGTAAGAGCAGGTGTTTCGTCAACACTCGCTATATTACGCTTTGGGCGACCACGAGTTGGACGAGCTTCAGATTCCATATCCATTTCTGCCATCCACTGAGCATCTCGTACTGCTTCGTCATATACAACTGGGGTACGTCTGCGGGCTCCTCTACCGAGTGGTTCTTCCTGCAACAAGTCGGTGGTTTTCTCAGGTTCTTCCCTTTGGTAAAATTCAGGAAGCTCACTTACTTGGATGagtctttctttttctttattcttACCATATGGCGATTCCCTCTCCAAATCTTCAGtcatttgtttgaaaagtcGCAACTCATCGTCACCTCGGGCAAGTATCTCATTGAGTTCATCGTCATCTAACTCGCCCTTctcatcattttcttcttcaccGTTTTCGTTCTCCAAGAGCGAACGCAAAAACGCCTCACGTTCCTCTGGTGTTGACTTGTTGTCAAATTTTCCTGCTTGAATAACTTTGCCATCAATGTCCAATTTATATTGGGCTCTAGCAAGAATGTTTTCCTCTA
This portion of the Schizosaccharomyces pombe strain 972h- genome assembly, chromosome: I genome encodes:
- the rpl3002 gene encoding 60S ribosomal protein eL30; protein product: MSAAPTTAPVAAVSKKGKKSGDTINSKLALTMKSGKYVLGYKSTLKTLRSGKAKLILIAANAPPLRKSELEYYAMLSRCSVHHYSGNNIDLGTACGKLFRVGVLAVIDAGDSDILAA
- the atl1 gene encoding alkyltransferase-like protein Atl1, yielding MRMDEFYTKVYDAVCEIPYGKVSTYGEIARYVGMPSYARQVGQAMKHLHPETHVPWHRVINSRGTISKRDISAGEQRQKDRLEEEGVEIYQTSLGEYKLNLPEYMWKP
- the sfc7 gene encoding TFIIIC subunit Sfc7 encodes the protein MSSNSPSLETDVDDVENIVFQFQNSSLDFQSSDDFSILGIDQPHPIVRIGGMFFRGTWHQPIGTDIVVPSVNDSELSRDGLVLCKRRLMLEQIRLVPKNPSPSSSIHSPTQGEPENISEN
- the ubc14 gene encoding ubiquitin conjugating enzyme Ubc14 is translated as MASASPSSSRRLTKEYSDLREHPIPDIRVNLVDDNLFHWACTALGPSDSVYAGGKFHFSLKFPLDYPFQPPTIEFTTRIYHPNFDSEGNVCLAILKQQVFKPSIKLRSVLEQILQLLREPNPDDPLVASIAEQYRNDRPSFDKIARDYVEQFAKS
- the mug95 gene encoding protein mug95; this translates as MNLFVYIAQNPTLTKWFFCCVCTILTMPFFKKPYRKRGISRTPYEWLTYADKCVIELSKSELKPNEEKELPKDIKEDCKTVEEKEKVVPRKPLQSEGINEDDSQKNGELIVLHGINHQAAMLTACGLFMVTSSNTNKWKIAFASFLLGMFFTQFGFQKSERSINAEKLESIEKPENDN